attttacgatcaagGACTTCTAGTCAAATTAGTTATAAATCCTAATAAAATTAGATGACAACTTAATTAGAAGTATTCTTCATTAAACAAAAGAAGTTAAATAATTGGCAGGCTGTGAATCATCAAGAAGACTCATTCAATACGAATTGTGACATAGACTCaagttataaaaaataatctaTTTCGATATATAGTAAACATTTTAGTTTAATACATTGCCgtactattttatttatatacatacaaaaatatgcTGTATGCATGAACACACAGCGTTgccaatttaattgcaaactCAATATTATTCAGCTGCTTGATTAATGTTcttacaaataatttatattcatCGTTTTGTCTAAGGCACTTTTACACTTTTCTTTACATCATacaaatatactttttaattgaaattgttgtattctaattatattttaattttgctcTTAGCtacatttttaacattttcattatgTTTAGTGATATTTTAGTCTTACGAAtggaaaatatgcaattaaatcaatttttgagCGAAGACTTGATTTGCAAACATGATATCAGCGGAATCAAGGCCTATGTACTTATACAAACACCAATTGTTGTATGTTGTTCCCAAGTCACTTTCAAAACGTACttcattaaatattcaacaaCATACGTAAAATTTGCTGTATTTCAGCTAAGTACTAATCTTTCTAAACCCTCTAAAACCGGCAGCTTAGTTACACCTACATTTCTTTATTGTGTTAAGGCCTACGCAACAAAAACCTTCAGCATTTCACTTGAAATCTAATCGCGGATTCGATTTCGCCATGttgttttaaacatttatatgtGCACAAGTTTGACTTAATGTTcaacactaattaaaaacatatacaaaacTAAATTTAGGTTAAGTTTAATGCATATGGGTCTCTGATCTTTCTTTTTTGATCGTTCCCTCATTTCTTATCAAATAGGTTTAACATCTCCAAATCGCTTTACTAGTACAAATATCACGGTTCGCATTTATGCtcattgaaatgtaattttcaaTTGCATCAATTGCTCAGCCTACCATTCAGTGCGGTaagtaaacaaatcaattctcaatgtgtgtgtttcttgtataaattttaatattaattgtgTTTTGTTGAAACTTGTCTTTATCATTAGTACTATTACGCTGTAACTCTCAAAGTCTATTTAATACGTTTCAATTCAATGATTCCTACTCTGCTAATCAAGTCAAATATTTAACGTTGGAATTGTTTTGGCCCGGTATCGGTCTAATCTACGTTTTGGTCTTTGCAGTAAGTCTACATTGCCCAAAAAACCTTGTTTAATCTATGCCTTTACTGCGGAAATATAGAAACATAAAAGTGGTAAgactgtttgttttgctgatGTCTAGGAATCTCGCCCCGGTATACAAATAATGTTGCTCTCAATTTCTCGTTTGAGTATTTTGAAAAGAAATTACGATAAAACTATCTTTTACTCGGTAATGCATGTATATGGAAAATTCAACTAAATAACGTTAGACTTAAGTTTATGGCCTAGACTAAAAGTAACTGATAATGACTGCCTATGAGTGGTGGACACCCCATAACTCGAGCCTCTGGCGGCTTATGTCCAGAGAGCAGGAGGGAGGACAGGTCCTAGTGTGTTATTATTTACAGAAATTCCATGGAAGTGGATCAATTGTAGGCGTTGATTCCTAAGCCGTCTGCTTATTTGGCGGCTATTTCCAACTTAAGAATGGCCAGCTAAATGGAATACACCATGATACCTAAAAGCCACATTTAACTACGTTAAGTCTATGTAAGCCATGCTCTCAAGGCTTTGCAGAGTAGAAAAAGATAACCAAGAACGCGGTAAAACCCAATAGGCCCCCATGGCGTTACACGTCCTGACCTATAGCTAAGCCTAACTACGTAATGCTCTATAGTTCTAGGGCTAAGTCTCTAGCTAATTGTAAAACACGCACTTGAAGTGCGCATTCAATGCTATAGAGGGAATGGGAACCGGTAGTCGACACAACGACACAACCGATCTATAGCATTGCAAATAGTAATAGTGAAGTTGGTTGTAGTCTTTTCGCCTTTTCCTCCTTCCCGTTCGATCGGGACTGACCTCAGCTCGGTTTCAGGATTAGTTACTATATCGCACATCCCTTGCGCATGCCATACATTATTTTCAGTTCCGGATAGATGATCTTCCGTATCAGCTGGTTCGTCTTACCGGACAACATGGCTCGTCGGTTGTCCTTTTTCAGCACCTTGATGCCCGGCTTGTGCACCAGGAATGCGTTGTCCAGTATGTGGAACTCGTAGTCCATCACACAAAGCGCATAGCcctgtaaataaataataataagtatatCTTTGCTGGGAAGCTATTATGTGGTGTGACTCACCTGAGGCATCTTGTCGCTTTTACCCTCCCAGCTGAGCCGTTCATCGTAATGCGGATCGGTATGAGTTCCAATATAGATGGGCTCCCAGTGCACATAGTAACCCGTTCGTTTTCCTGCAAAGGCAACATGAAATTAATCTACAGGGAACAAAGCTGGAATTGTATATTCAGTACCTATGTGAAAGACACTCAGTTCATCCGTCTCGTTGGCGGACATCCACTCCTTGGACTTGGGCACCCCGTGGCAGCTGGCGCACACCCGCTTGTGGAATGGTATGGCCTTGCCCGTGCGAAGGAACTCCTGCAACTCTGTCTTGTCGTGTGGCACTGGGGAGTTCTCCTCCACCTCGAAGATGGCCAATGGAAATACTCTATAAATTGCAAGAGAAAATAGGTCTCAGTTAAAAAGCATTTCTTTCAAGAAACTGAAGGCAGTCACCTGGGTGCTTTGCGTCTCAAGTACTGCTCGTTGCGGGCAATCATCTCGAGGAATTTCTTGACCAGACCCGGGTTCGGATACAGCTCGATGTCCGAGGCCAGGATGAAGTGGGTGAGTGCCGAGTCGCGGGCAATGTTACGACCCACGTTCACCGGATACAGCAGCTTCTTCTGCGCCTTGTACAGGTGGCCAGAGCTGACGTTGAAGTACGGCGGTGGGAGTGTGCAGTTGTATCCCGTCTTGAAGACCTCGTGGGGCTTGGGCACGGACTTGGGGATGTGCTTGGTGCCGAAGTAGATGTGGAAGGTGGTGTAGGCGCGCACCAGGTGGCTGCCGGGCAGACACTCCCGCAGGTATCGGATCGAGTCCAGCGTGGGCTGGAAGTCCGTGCCGGGCGCGTGCATGGCGATGCTCACCGGGGCGTTCCAGCGCTCCAGCAGGGGCACCAGGTTGTCTAGGAACGTGTAGTCCGCGTGCGTGGTGTAGGTGATCGACTCGTGGCACTTGATGTTGCCATGCTCCGCCCGCACGTAGTTCTGCAGCACCCAAAAGTCGCCGCGCTGCAGGGTTTGTTGGTGGTAGTCGTGGTCAAAGCAGTTGATCAGCGATCGCAcccgctcctccagctccttctcGTCGCCTGTGACTATGTAGCCGCCGTCCGATTGGCTGTTGTTCACCTCGGCATTACCGCTCAAAGCGACACCGCCGGCTCCAATGTTTCCGATCACCTGGACGGGATCGCCCAGACCAGCCGCTCCGGCACCACTATCGTTCGCCAACTGCGGCGCTCCAGCGGCGCCTTCAGCCACCTgagccgctgctgctggaggatcTGCGTTGGCATTGACCAGCTGCTTCTCCTCGGACTCGAAGATCTCGACCACCTGCTGAAGAGGAAACGAGGCGATGGTGCAAAGGTCGCTTGAGCATTATCTAGATGTATCTTACGTTCAGGTTCTTGGGAGTgggcggctgttgctgctgcacctgaGCCGCTGATGAGGCGGAGCCCACTTGCAGCACCGAcacctgttgctgctcctgcagcaggAAGCCACCGCCGTTGGAGAagttgttgccgccgccgaTCATCAGCTGACTGCCGATGTACAGGATCACCGCCACATTGATGAGGATGCTGCAGCGCAGCAACCAGTTGCGGCGCGTGAACATTTTCTGGCCCAGAGGCTCAAAACGCATGTTGtagctacaaaaaaattaaaacatttacattGTATTAACGTATataaaaaatctttaaaaaaaaaacaacaggTGCGGAAAACTACAATTATTTACATGCTGGCCTGTAGATATACATGTATAAAACATGTAGTTCTACAGCGGCGCCCTCAGAGGTTTTACAAGAAACACCCTGTACAGTAGATGGCGCTTTTCAAAGGCTTAGCGATTTCTAAGTTTGAAAGTCATTGGTGGCTTTATGTTAAAATTGAGCAGGGATAAGGTAATAAACCACATTAGTCAAGTTTTTTAACTATGCTTTTTACTCATTTTGAAACAGTATTTTAGCTTatgtgcattttaaataatatttttaatattttattaagcCAATAACTTCAATGCACAGCCATTTTTTTATGGAATCGCATGGGAAGATGAGATGATGACTCTACAATAAACGACCGTTAGAGAAGCAGAAATATTTATCTTTTAGGTCTAAATATACTTGTACAGAGTAATTGTGTATATTGTGATAAAGTATAGAAGTGTATTTCTTATACACATAAGTAACGCCTATCAGAAACGTGTAGTTCTAATTGAAAATGGCAGGCTGTGTTTAGCAATTGAGTTTAACACCTTTTTTATTTGATCAGACTTCCTATTGatagcattttaattataaaatacacAAGAAAAGAAGTAATCACAACTTAAAGTCTGTAGATAGACGCCGTCAtatttttacttgtttttcAACAGCTTCAAAATGTCAAtcttaattaaataaagataacAAATTGCACAGACAGATTTCTATAAATTTCGACGACTTGCTACATAACTTTCttatagatttttatttgtgcTTTCCCTTAAACAAGTTTATTTACTCAATATGCACACTGTTTCCaagaattttttatttattttatgataaatgcAACTATCTGATATTCCCTTAAGAATTTGTTCACTCGTTTAATTGATTGTTGATTTTCACTcgaatttctttttaataaataagccataaaatgcaaacaactaGAAttgccttttgcatttttgaacattttcagATGTAAGCTGTTCAGAATTTCAAACtgatttaattagaaaatgtgATAAGCCAACTGCTGCGAGCTCTTAATCCggtaattaataaataattaaactgtttggctgcaaatgaaaatatatagttttccTTGCCGTTTATTGGATTCCATTTGGTAGCAAATACACTGAAGCCGGAGACTCTTGAAATGATACTGCTGAACTCCTGTCTAATTGGCACAGTTTTCTCCAACGTACGTATCTGCTCGGCGTATTGTTTGTGCTCGTTATCAATTAACTGCCCATGATTACTTATCATTCAGCGTGGttaaccaaacaaaatgtcGCACAGGAAGTGCTTACGTGGGTCTCCGTTTGCCAAGCACTCTTCTCGGGGCTTCAGACTTCCAAGATGCGGGTGTCGACTTGTTTAAAGATCTCAATGCCACTTTGAAAGCAGTTCAGGTCTTGTGCATACAAAATGTGCGCGCAGCAAATTTCTGATTcacaatacattttaaaggCATGCCACCGGAATTAAAAATTCGCGGGTACAACGACTTTGGCTAAATCAAGGCACAATTCCTGCGACATTAGTCAGCAGCGTGATTAATATATAAGTGAATATATTTAAGTACGTATAAAAGAGTCAATATAAAAACACATCATGTGAGAAAGCCATTCCATTGTTGAACATTTTATGTCATTCAATTTCCGCTTCGACTTCTGATAGCACTTATCCTAACTCGCTGAGTTTTGGATTGAGCTTAGGCTGGATAGTTCTCTATAAGAAAATAAGACCCTAGCAACTGCTCAGAAAAGAATTGCCTATAGCACACCATTGTAACCTCGCTCATCCACTGCCTGTTGTTCTCTGTGAACAACCATAAGCAACACTTGACCTTACACCTGAATAtcacatataaaaatattattttccagGCACGAAGTATATTTTCTTTGCCCCAAAAGAATACAACAAATGCCAAGGTGTGTTGGCCAGATGAATACAAATCACAAGACAAGGCTTCTGGAGAAGACAAAAACATTCATTAGCGAACTTGCCTTGGGGGTCCACACGGGTTCCGAAATTTAAAACTATTAGACCGAATGGACCATGTTTTGAGTTCATTGCTCCATCGTTAATTTGTATGGTAGGCGGACGCGTGGGCCTCCCGGAGGGCACTAAAAGTGCCACCGGTTTTGTGTGTTTCTGGGCCATTGTGGGATGCTGAATTTGCATAGCAGTTGGTCAATCAGCCCTCCAGTAATCCGCACTTCACTTTAAGGGAAACCAACTAAAGCTTTGAGCAGCATTCAATTTGAGGTCTGGTAAAACTTTGATTGAAGAGAGAAACTTAATCCGGAACCTGAGGAGCTCGGTTTGGCAACACGTCTGGATCTTTAGTTTACCCTAACGATCACATTTGCCATTATAATCTATCAATcgcaaaaatgtatatattttttatgcttttgtttgtttcttttcacGCGCTCGCATACTTTGTGCCTGCTTTTCGTCACTTTGTTTTGGCTGCGGCGTGTGTGCCTCGTTGTGATATGGTGATTATGCAAAACCCCAAAAGTTGTGTGACTTACAAAATTTGGAGCGAAACGTGAGAATTTTTATGAGTTTTCAATTGCCAACTGAAGTTGTGGCCCCAAAAAGGCAGCGTGAAGTGCGACACACGTTTGCTTTGTAACAACGAGTGTGGGTTGCTGAAAAATAGAATATTTTTTGCCATATACCCTTAAAGTTCAAGGGTATATTGCGCTGAATCTGTGCTGGATAGAACcatttctcttttttatatCCTTGTCCCGTTAAATTATATAGATTTGCATACTTCCTAAGTCACCGATAAGACTTGAGGTTAATAATCTTCTCATAAAACTTAAACCGGTTAGCTCAAGATGAATATAAAGAACTAAAATTCGTTTAGGTTATACAGAATACTCGGAATATATATTCTCTATAGAATCTACCCATGCGCTCACTGGTCAGTTGCTAAGTTGTTCATGGCAAAGTGAGTAATAGTTTTCCACGCCAACCCAGTTTAGGCTGCGCCCAAGTTACGACTTCTTCTCCACAACACACAGATCCCAAGTTGCAGCAGAaggcgatgatgatggcatTTCCACGGGCGAACGAGGAGGGAAATCCATCGAAGAAATGCCAAACTGCAATTGACTTTCATGACCATAAAAAATGAAGTTATAAGCGGCGAAGAGCGGTTTGCGGACTTGAACAGCCGTAGCTAAGCGCAAAAATAAAGTCGGCTGAAATTGCTgctgtaatatattttaatagcACAGAGCATGGCCGGAAAAACTCCGCACTGCGATCGCCAATTCTCGTGAGGCTGTTTGGGGCCTCGCCGGCTGGGTCGTTTGGTCAGTTCCAAGTTGTTGCCTGAGTTGCCTGAGTTGCTTGCGTTGAGTGGCTGGAGTGGATGGAGTGGCTGCCTATAGCGAAACTAACCTTCGCCTGGCAACAAGCAACAGTGGATCCGCCGCTCCGAGCTGACAAACTCTTTGGTATATATGACCAGTGGTGCCCTCACCCTCCACTTCCCCCCCTTCCAACTGCCTGCCTTATTATGTCTAATTAGATTGCGATGGCCCCTTGTTGGGCATTTCCAGATGGTTGGGAGGCTCTGCGGAATGGAATGCCTCATTATTTCTCGTTTTCGCCTTTTGCCTCTTTCAGAAATTTCTGCGACGCGGTCACAGGCGAAAATCGTTTATGAAAACATTGTTTGCTTCGCCTCTGTGCTTTCTGCTGCTTACGAGTATGCTGATTATTTCTGGATACCAAGCTTATAAAGTGATTGGGCGGCGGGGTCAATTGGGGATGATCGAGCAgccgatcgatcgatcgatgaAACCCACTTGATTGGGAGCAGAAATCTAAGGTTTATTTACCGCACAGTTCACTTGATCAGATACGCGTGTGTatacataatttataaattgtgTTTTAATCAGTTCATGTTCGCTTGGCCTGCGTGGCCACGAGCCAATCGATGGTGTTcaataaagtttaaataaattagcaatTGCCAGGAAATTCAACACAATGCGCAACATAATTGGCAGGcaggaaaacacaaaactgtgAGCCTAGTCAATAGATAAAGCCGTAATTATCGATAATTACGCGTAAATTAACAGAGAGTTTTATGGCCATTTAATGATGGTCTGATGGTCAATAACGAATTCTCTTCCCCACAGGGAGTGCAACTACGGTGTGGGCAGTTCCAACAAGCTGTCATAACCAAGTTGATGAATGCCCAAAATACCTGTCACCCCATGTTTGCCATTGGCATATTTCATACTCGGAAAGCAAGGAACCTTACGGAACGGGACAGTGACCCAAACATAGAAACACCACTCATAAAGTGTTCAATTTATATTAGTTCATTTGTTTTGACATCGGAAACGGCCGAATTGAGTTATAACCATTTTACTGAGGGTGTGGCCACGCAGTTCGTCTGTCGATGTTTCCGATGTTTCCATGCTGACGAAGATTTACGCCATCTCGTAAAACTCCAAGTCTTCAGTCCCAATGGCACTTGCATACTAACTTCATTAGCATTGCCAATCGGTTGTTAAAAGTAGAAAGATCGCGAATGTAAAGAAGTATATAACATTAACGTCTTCTTGAATCTTAATTAATCACATCTTTCATCCAGTCTTACAAccataaaattgatttatgtgaCCCTAGCGATGATTGcataaaactaatttaagaaaattagACATAAAGTGGCAATAATCTTAGATATTGGATTTGTGGTAGTAAGAACATTTTCAAACACGATCGATATGGGTTTCACGTAATTTTGTCGATTAGTTCACGAGACCCCGCTAattcagaaaaatatattgtcGTTTCACTTACTGCTACAATTATTTGTCATGGCCCTGCAACAATACTCATACAAAGGAAAGGAATACAACCTATTATTGTGCTCATACACAAATATAATTACAACCGGCACGGAAATATCAAATCAAGCCATCTTTTTACTCTTTTATCCAATATTACCTTGTTTAGCCCATTCAAAAAGTTCACTTGATATCTTTGTTTTGTATAGAGTGTCGTGGAAGTTGTAAGTGCAAACctattgaaatacattgctcatacgcagcgtgcgCCACAGCAAACACAATTCTCTAATGCGAGTGCCGCCCAGCAAAGAAAGAACATCACATAAAGAAAGGCGACCGAAAAAGTCGAGAAAATCGATTGGTTTTGACCTCATGGACGCGTAACACAATTCGAAGCTCCTTTTGGTGCCAACTGGCAGCGACAAATACTGCGATGATGGGTGCATTGGCACTAATGAAGCTTTGGGCCCAAAGAGAGCGTCGAAGGAAAGACGCGGCGAAagcgaaaggcaaacaaacacgcCACGAATTAGAGGGTAGGTGCTGCCACGGACCACCGATTTCGGTCGAGACAGAACCTTGTACGGGtttatgtacgagtatatcgcCAGCCAGTTTTTGCCTATTTAGCGACGCCTATGTAACACGCGATCAAAACATACCGAAACTAAAGTTATGAagcaaaaaaccaataaattgCCGCAACACCCAGATAAAGGCGAACAATGtttctatatataaatgtttacCGAGCCAAGAAAACTCAAAGGAAATTGTTGTGTTTTCTCGACATTAGGCAAAGTCAATGGATAAAGTAACGATGCTGGTGGGAGTATTCTCTATATAAAGAGCGAGTTTAAGACACATTTCTAAGACATTGTCTTCTATATCAAAGGGTATATCTAAagggtaaatatttgttttttaaacgaGTTCCGTCCTTTGGAATACGGATTGTTGCAGCGCTGAAGGTCAATAGTCTCTTAACTGCCAATAATATGTCATTGTAAGCCATTATATGGTCGTCAATTGCACCCGACGTCCGATGTCCGATGGCTGATGTCaatggttttgttttcccttgGACAAATGCTAAATATAAGATGGAAAATATCGAACGCAAATGCGTGACATTAATTCGTATAATGAGCGACAGTTGGTGCTGGTATGGGAAAAGTTGGCAATAGgagagccacgcccacatcaGGACAGGTGCGAATCGATTATCGCTTCCGTGGGCGGGGACGAGGAGGGGCAAACTCTGTAGCTGCGGCTGAAAAAAAGGAGCTGGAAAACTAAATGCGATATGCGTGGGCGGACCACGTAAACCAATCCACATAGATACATttcctcacacacacacagtttgTTAgcttaatttcattaatttcgtTTTCCCGTTCGCTGGGTTGAGCATTTTTACAGGGTATTACAGATCTAGCAAGACCctgttttccatttgattCCGATTTCGTTATTATATTAGGAAATCATCACCTTTATAGTTGACATAGCTCTAACTGCAAGGGTATATTATATTCGGTTTGACGAAGTTTGCTACACATAATTACTTAAATGttgttaaatgtttaatgtatTAAAAGTATATCAAAGAGCATTTAGCAGTTGAACTGCCTTTAAATAGTTGGTTCCCCCCTTTGGGAATGCGAAAACATCTGAATTTGATGTTCAatctgctgttgttggctCTGCCGCTTCTCGTGTGGCCTGGCCTAATGTCATTTTCATTATCGTTTACATGCATTATGTGATTTTCCCCGACTAATGGATTGGACAGAAAATGACGCAATCGAGAGAAGTCGGGGAGTTAGGAGCCAACCGACGGACCAGGTACTTGAGATATTCGCGCTGTTATTGTCGGCCGCCCTAATGAAATTTCACGTTCAATTGTTGACTTACATGATTACCACTCGGCGAGAGCTAATTAGCAGGTACTTTGTGCGCCAGAAGAAAAACAGAATATTCTTCTagcgaactgaactgaacgcGTTCTACGTGAGCACGGGTTCATTACATTGCCCAGCCCCAACAAGGAGTGCAAACGAAGTTCCATCACACGCACCATGACCAACATACAGAACGAGTATTAGGTGAGTGCGTCTTCCAGAGCAAAGCCATGAAAG
This genomic stretch from Drosophila teissieri strain GT53w chromosome 2L, Prin_Dtei_1.1, whole genome shotgun sequence harbors:
- the LOC122624879 gene encoding beta-1,4-glucuronyltransferase 1 isoform X2, translated to MRFEPLGQKMFTRRNWLLRCSILINVAVILYIGSQLMIGGGNNFSNGGGFLLQEQQQVSVLQVGSASSAAQVQQQQPPTPKNLNVVEIFESEEKQLVNANADPPAAAAQVAEGAAGAPQLANDSGAGAAGLGDPVQVIGNIGAGGVALSGNAEVNNSQSDGGYIVTGDEKELEERVRSLINCFDHDYHQQTLQRGDFWVLQNYVRAEHGNIKCHESITYTTHADYTFLDNLVPLLERWNAPVSIAMHAPGTDFQPTLDSIRYLRECLPGSHLVRAYTTFHIYFGTKHIPKSVPKPHEVFKTGYNCTLPPPYFNVSSGHLYKAQKKLLYPVNVGRNIARDSALTHFILASDIELYPNPGLVKKFLEMIARNEQYLRRKAPRVFPLAIFEVEENSPVPHDKTELQEFLRTGKAIPFHKRVCASCHGVPKSKEWMSANETDELSVFHIGKRTGYYVHWEPIYIGTHTDPHYDERLSWEGKSDKMPQGYALCVMDYEFHILDNAFLVHKPGIKVLKKDNRRAMLSGKTNQLIRKIIYPELKIMYGMRKGCAI
- the LOC122624879 gene encoding beta-1,4-glucuronyltransferase 1 isoform X1, with amino-acid sequence MRFEPLGQKMFTRRNWLLRCSILINVAVILYIGSQLMIGGGNNFSNGGGFLLQEQQQVSVLQVGSASSAAQVQQQQPPTPKNLNQVVEIFESEEKQLVNANADPPAAAAQVAEGAAGAPQLANDSGAGAAGLGDPVQVIGNIGAGGVALSGNAEVNNSQSDGGYIVTGDEKELEERVRSLINCFDHDYHQQTLQRGDFWVLQNYVRAEHGNIKCHESITYTTHADYTFLDNLVPLLERWNAPVSIAMHAPGTDFQPTLDSIRYLRECLPGSHLVRAYTTFHIYFGTKHIPKSVPKPHEVFKTGYNCTLPPPYFNVSSGHLYKAQKKLLYPVNVGRNIARDSALTHFILASDIELYPNPGLVKKFLEMIARNEQYLRRKAPRVFPLAIFEVEENSPVPHDKTELQEFLRTGKAIPFHKRVCASCHGVPKSKEWMSANETDELSVFHIGKRTGYYVHWEPIYIGTHTDPHYDERLSWEGKSDKMPQGYALCVMDYEFHILDNAFLVHKPGIKVLKKDNRRAMLSGKTNQLIRKIIYPELKIMYGMRKGCAI